From Chryseobacterium camelliae:
ACGAGCTGGACATCCTTTACCAGGAATTCCTGAAAATCGCCGACCGTAAAAAAGAAGTCAATAATGACGACCTGAATATGATGATGGAAGTTTTCGCAAGAAAAATAGGATAAGATGACCAACATGAATAACAATAAGAAAACACTTTTTGATAAAGTCTGGGATGCCCACGTTGTTGAAACGGTACCGGACGGACCCCAGATCATTTATATCGATAAACACCTCATTCATGAAGTGACCAGCCCTCAGGCGTTTGCCGAGCTGGAGGCCAGGGACCTGAAAGTATTCAGGCCTGCACAGATTGTGGCCACTGCCGACCACAATGTTCCTACACAGCATCAGGAATTACCAATCCGGGATGAACTGTCCAGAAACCAGGTAGAGCAGCTTACAGAAAACTGTACAAAGAACGGTATTGAGCTATTCGGACTAGGACACCCGTACCAGGGAATTGTTCACATCATTGCACCGGAATTAGGCATTACACAGCCGGGCATGAGCATCGTATGCGGAGACAGCCATACATCTACGCATGGTGCATTTGGTGCCATTGCTTTCGGAATTGGAACCAGTCAGGTAGCTCAGGTATTTGCCAGCCAATGCCTCTTACTGAATAAGCCAAAATCCATGAGGATTACCGTAAAAGGAACCCTCAATCAGGATGTTCAGCCAAAGGATGTGATTTTATACATCATTTCCAAAATAGGGACAGACGGGGGAACCGGGTATTTCTGCGAATATGCAGGAGACGTATTTGAAAACATGTCGATGGAAGGACGGATGACGGTGTGTAATATGAGCATCGAAATGGGTGCCCGGGGAGGAATGATTGCTCCTGACGATATTACTTTTGATTATGTGAAAGGCCGGACTTTTGCCCCTAAAGGAGAGGAATGGGAAGAGAAAGTAGCGTACTGGAGAACCCTGAAAACAGATGAAGGAGCAGTCTTTGACTGTGAATTTACCTTCGATGCTTCTGAAATCCAGCCTATGGTTACCTATGGCACCAATCCGGGAATGGGTATTTCCGTTCATGAAAATATTCCGGCACCACGAAATGAATCTGAAGCCAAGGCGCTCCAGTATATGGGATTACATGCAGGACAGTCTCTGTCTGATATCCAGGTCAATTATGTATTCATCGGCAGCTGCACCAATGCGAGGATCGAAGATTTTCGTTCTGTAGCGGAATATATCAAAGGAAAAAGCAGGTCCGGACATGTTCATGCCCTGATCGTTCCCGGTTCACAGCAAGTAGTGAAGCAGATTTATGAGGAGGGTTTGGATGCAGTATTCAGGGAAGCCGGTTTTGAGATCAGGCAGCCCGGATGTTCCGCATGCCTTGCCATGAATGATGACAAAATTCCGGATGGACAATATTGTGTTTCCACTTCCAACAGGAATTTTGAAGGCCGGCAGGGGCAGGGAGCGAGAACCATACTTGCCAGTCCTTTAACTGCTGCAAAAGTAGCCGTAGAAGGCAAAATTTCAATCATTCAACATTTAAATTAAGCCATGCAGAAATTAGTTACCATACAATCAAGGGCTATTCCTTTGCCCGCAGAAAATATTGATACGGACCAGATTATCCCGGCCCGGTTTTTAAAGAGTATAGACAGAAAGGGTTTCGGAAACAATCTCTTCCGGGACTGGAGATTTAACGTCCATACAGGAGAACCAAATCAGGAATTCGTATTGAATGATTCCGGGTTTAGCGGTGAAATCCTGGTGGCCGGAAATAATTTCGGTTGTGGGAGCAGCCGTGAGCATGCGGCATGGGCACTGACCGATTATGGCTTTAAAGTTATTGTATCCAGTTATTTCGCGGATATCTTCAAGGGAAATGCCCTGAATAACGGTTTGCTGCCCGTAAAAGTTTCCGAGGATTTCCTGAAGGTTATCCTGGATGGGATCACACAGGATCCTGAACTTGAAATCAAAGTTGACGTGGAACAGCAGTCCATAACATTCAATGACAGGACAGAGCACTTTGAACTGGATTCCTACAAAAAAATATGTCTGTTAAATGGGTACGATGATATAGACTTCCTGATCAGCAGGAAACAAGCAATTCAGGAATTTGAACTTAAAACACAAAAAGTATATGAGCGATAATGTTTTTAAAATAGCCGTTTTACCGGGAGACGGGATCGGACCTGAAGTGGTAGCGGAAAGCATCAAGATATTGGATGCCATCGGCGAAGCATTCCAGTACACTTTCAAATACCAGTATGGATTGATGGGTGCTGATGCCATTTATAAAACAGGAAATCCTCTTCCGGATGAAACACTGGCCATCTGCCGCGAATCCGATGCGGTTCTTTTCGGAGCGATCGGCGACCCGGCTTTTGACAATAACCCAGACGCAAAGGTAAGGCCTGAGCAGGGATTACTGAAACTCCGTAAGGAATTGGGACTTTTTGCCAACATCCGCCCTTTAAAGACGTATGCTTCACTGATTGAAAAAAGCCCTCTGAAAAAAGAGATCATAGAAGGAACCGATATCCAGATCTTCAGGGAACTGGTCAGCGGTATTTATTTCGGGGAAAAGTTTACGGAAGAAAACGGCGCTTATGCCTATGATGTATGCCGGTACAGCAGGGAAGATATTCTCCCGATTACGCATATGGCATTTAAGGAAGCCCAGAGGCGACGTAAAAAGCTGACCCTGATCGATAAAGCGAATGTATTGGATACCTCAAGACTGTGGAGGAAAATTGTTCAGGAAGCTGCTGCTGAATATCCTGATGTTCAGCTGGACTATATGTTTGTAGATAATGCAGCGATGCAGCTGATCCTTAATCCTAAGCAGTTTGATGTAATCCTTACGGAAAATATGTTTGGGGACATTATTTCTGATGAGGCCAGCGTTATCGGCGGGTCTATCGGATTGCTGCCTTCTGCATCTGTAGGTAAAGAAAATGCATTGTTTGAACCGATCCACGGATCTTATCCGCAGGCAAAAGGTAAAGGCATTGCCAATCCTATCGCGTCAATTCTGAGTACAGCCATGATGTTGGATTACCTTCAGCTGGACCAGGCAGCGGATAAATTAAGGGAATCTGTAGAACACGCTATTGAGAACCGGTATGTAACGGTGGACCTTAAAGCGGAGCAGCCTTGTTCAACCACTGAAGTAGGAAGCTTCATCGCCGATTACATCAAGTATTCCGAAAAGTCTTATTATAATTTTTGAAAATGTGAAAATAGGGAAGTCCACCATTGTCTGACATTATTGATGGAATGACTTTCTTATGATTAACAGGATTCAATATATTTTTAAGTGATGCTTATTAAAAAAGTTCAGGACCTTTGGTCCTGAACTTTCTGTATGAAGATCATTCTTCTGTATTGTCTGTTTTGCCTGATTCATTGTTTTCAGATGACTTTTTTACATCTTCCTTGTCAATATCAGACGGATTGGTTTTTTCAGATGCCGCAGGAATATCGCGGAAATCCTCGTTTTGCTTTTTAGTTTCTGCAGAGTTCGCAGACTCATGATCCTTATTTTTCTCTTTTGGGTCCATCGCTGTAAATTTTATATGTATAAATGTATTCAAAGCGTTTGCCAAAAAAGATTGAATATGAGTTATATATTATAAAGATTATTCTTCAATACAATAACTTATTTTTTAGAAATAGTAAAATTACCAGTTTTATCATCCTTCCTAATAGTATAAGCTTTATTAAGCAATAATGTCCAACCATCTCCCTCAATTTTCGGATCATCCATTCTTAAAGGTGCTGTAATAGTGATCTTATCCCAATTTTTACTCATTAGCGCACCATTATGGACTTCAAGAATACCCCATGTATCTGTGACTCTAATTTGTGGGTATACTGTACCTTTATCTTCTATAGGCAAAATATTTCTAGGATCAAAAGATACGGACATTTTCTCAAAATGTATGTCCAGGTGGGGTTTATCAATGAATTTAAGTTTATAGTTATGAATGAGTTTTTTAATTTTATCCGCCCTAATTTGCTCTTCTTTAAAAATTAAAGGTCCATTATAATTTTCAGCAAGTTTATCGATATCTTTTTTTGACAGGTTTTGTGTCTTAATCTGCAAATGATTAATAAAAAATTTTGTAAGGTCTGAGTCGTTGGTAATCTGCTGATTCCAGTAGGGTTCCTTTAAATTAAGCAGATAGCCGTACATAGGAATTGTTTGATAAGCAAATGAACGTACATAAGTAGGGTTTTTGATAAATGTATTGACGGCTTTTGTAAAATGATCTTTGATATGCTTTCGATCTCTTGAGCTTATCATAAATCCTGTATATTCAGCCAAACCTTCATTAAGTTCAAGTTCATTTTCAATAGAGGCAGAATTAGGGAAAAGGCTGTGCCTGTAGTTTCTAAAAGAAATAGCATCAGTTAAATATTTTTTTTGCTCTTTTGACGAATCTGAAAGAATGGCTGTCAATAATGCTACAAGTTCAAGTCTAAGATAAGCCCTTCCATCTCTCTGATCCAAATGATCACTTTGCTTATTTCCTTGGGTGAACCCTAATGAGTTTTGTGCTTTATGAAAAAGCTCATGGGACATGAGATTTATACGATCATATTTATCTGCAGGAAGTGGAAGCATAATCATTGCCCAATTTCTTCCTCTCCATTGTATAGAAGTATTCGCTATATTTATAGTATCAGGTATTTTTCCTTCACTGATTTTTTTAAAATCATTGGGATCAAAAGTTATATCTTTCTCATTGCTGTAAAACTGGCGGTTTTCTGGATCTACAAGCAATATTTCTCCATACAAATCTTTATTCCAAATCTTGGTTCTTTTTGCAGTAGCTTCCTTAATTTCTCTGAAATAATAAGAGATGCTATCAGTTTTATTATTTTGAAAGTCTTGTCCGAAAAGACTGGTGATTGAAGCAGATAATAGAGCTACAAATGCTGATTTTTTCACTTTTTATTTGTATTTTTTATAAATCAAATATATTCAAAAAGCTTAAATAAGCTAATAAAATATTTACGAGAATTTTTTATAAAAAAAAATATGAGTGTATTCTCTACTGTAAATAATGCATTATGAATTCGTAAGAAAAAACTCTAAATCTTTTTCTAATACTTAAAGAGGCAGCACACCTATCTTTCCGGTTTGGTCCTCAATCGTATAATTCAATGCTTTTGCCAGTACAAAAATCTGGTTCAGGTTATCCATCAGCTGTTGATGCCCTTCTTTTCTCAGCCGGTTCTGGTCTATGGACTGTATCGCAGTTGCTTTGGCTTTCTGCGTTACATTTTTGATGTCTTTTTCAGAAATCCTGTTAAAAAAGGAATCATCAAGCGACTGGATTTCCACACTTGGCGTGATCCTGATATCGGCATCCGGAAGTTCGGTAATGATCAGCTTTTTATTGACTGAATCCACCACCATCTTCATCTTATTGAGATCATAAGATACCTGTGCATTGGTTTTCGTGTAGGTAATGATGTTGTTTGCAGAAAGCTCCTTGCCGAAAAGCTCATAGCTCATCTTGGTTTTCTGCATGCTGGAAACATCCTGCTCCATCACCACCATTTTATTCATCTTGGAAATCTGGTTGGTCAGGATATAATAATCCGACTGTTCCTTTTTCTCCACAGGACTTAAATTCAGGCAGGAACGGATGCCAAAAAATAGCATCAGCATCACCAATGCTCCTGCCACAAACGCAAGAGGTAATCTATATTTTTTCAAACTTATTTAAATATTTCTTTAATAACAGACTGGTCATCTTTGTTCAGGATTTCCACCAGGTCCCTTTCAACATATCCGGTAGTAGGCATTTCGATTAT
This genomic window contains:
- the leuC gene encoding 3-isopropylmalate dehydratase large subunit, with protein sequence MNNNKKTLFDKVWDAHVVETVPDGPQIIYIDKHLIHEVTSPQAFAELEARDLKVFRPAQIVATADHNVPTQHQELPIRDELSRNQVEQLTENCTKNGIELFGLGHPYQGIVHIIAPELGITQPGMSIVCGDSHTSTHGAFGAIAFGIGTSQVAQVFASQCLLLNKPKSMRITVKGTLNQDVQPKDVILYIISKIGTDGGTGYFCEYAGDVFENMSMEGRMTVCNMSIEMGARGGMIAPDDITFDYVKGRTFAPKGEEWEEKVAYWRTLKTDEGAVFDCEFTFDASEIQPMVTYGTNPGMGISVHENIPAPRNESEAKALQYMGLHAGQSLSDIQVNYVFIGSCTNARIEDFRSVAEYIKGKSRSGHVHALIVPGSQQVVKQIYEEGLDAVFREAGFEIRQPGCSACLAMNDDKIPDGQYCVSTSNRNFEGRQGQGARTILASPLTAAKVAVEGKISIIQHLN
- the leuD gene encoding 3-isopropylmalate dehydratase small subunit, with translation MQKLVTIQSRAIPLPAENIDTDQIIPARFLKSIDRKGFGNNLFRDWRFNVHTGEPNQEFVLNDSGFSGEILVAGNNFGCGSSREHAAWALTDYGFKVIVSSYFADIFKGNALNNGLLPVKVSEDFLKVILDGITQDPELEIKVDVEQQSITFNDRTEHFELDSYKKICLLNGYDDIDFLISRKQAIQEFELKTQKVYER
- a CDS encoding DUF4230 domain-containing protein → MKKYRLPLAFVAGALVMLMLFFGIRSCLNLSPVEKKEQSDYYILTNQISKMNKMVVMEQDVSSMQKTKMSYELFGKELSANNIITYTKTNAQVSYDLNKMKMVVDSVNKKLIITELPDADIRITPSVEIQSLDDSFFNRISEKDIKNVTQKAKATAIQSIDQNRLRKEGHQQLMDNLNQIFVLAKALNYTIEDQTGKIGVLPL